One Melanotaenia boesemani isolate fMelBoe1 chromosome 8, fMelBoe1.pri, whole genome shotgun sequence DNA segment encodes these proteins:
- the ticam1 gene encoding TIR domain-containing adapter molecule 1 yields MSHVGQESQGTGLGDVFCILEKAPSERLLSLTFQLGESPEEIIIHALCLIILQRETQALNKLQMLGDNSLANYLAEKCHTSRVKLEDFGAYCCRFQAQSGESLSALAKIFKVLSEQRLCDPPLRNLAYKRALYSDCFKASNSDYLEYNQFIEEAKVVCGPHFAEWMSSIDLRSEFSSDPKKSLDEGNTTLKMSVSQYSDIQCVPSPLQESPSMSSYPTHLEISIPPTDLFQGDKVAPENPEKNPPLLVSENVSKITAGSTGSLQLQAEEGSKTDGTVATISSELKRHTLNETPTPPNNPSIEPKLAQPSATNIILPKMPSPQQMYKNKVAEEEEEETFYAFVILHAPEDTDMAESLKEEIETVIKSEGATYSEDFAIPGKSTLRCVEDAINNSAFTFLLLTRNFNSKMLEMKTNIALINSINKKHKFNTVIPLLPRENCMPRLSIPPVLQTLVPLDVNKRFDRKLQKSLSTAKIGRQRNIWTEEQTMRLNQLRMQEKEKLSHYMEQKHLLGPSVPPGQDDGDGRAWWPPQPNIHIENARYIMIGNDSKMTVDFGVNADKDGSVHTEEEH; encoded by the coding sequence atgagtCACGTGGGACAGGAAAGTCAAGGGACAGGACTGGGTGATGTCTTTTGCATTCTGGAAAAAGCACCTTCTGAGCGATTGCTAAGCCTAACATTCCAGTTGGGTGAGTCCCCTGAAGAGATTATCATACACGCCTTGTGTCTGATTATTCTCCAGAGAGAGACACAGGCCCTGAACAAGCTCCAGATGCTTGGGGACAACTCCCTCGCTAACTATCTGGCTGAAAAGTGCCACACGAGCAGAGTTAAATTAGAAGATTTTGGAGCTTACTGCTGTAGATTTCAAGCACAGTCGGGAGAATCTTTATCAGCATTGGCTaagatttttaaagttttgtccGAGCAGAGGCTGTGTGATCCACCCCTGAGAAATCTGGCATATAAGAGAGCTCTTTATAGTGACTGCTTTAAGGCAAGCAATTCTGATTATCTGGAATATAACCAGTTCATAGAGGAAGCTAAAGTTGTATGTGGGCCTCACTTTGCAGAGTGGATGTCCTCCATTGACCTCAGGTCAGAGTTTTCTTCTGATCCTAAAAAAAGCCTGGATGAGGGaaacacaactttaaaaatgtctgtgtcTCAGTATTCAGACATTCAGTGTGTTCCCAGTCCTCTGCAGGAGAGCCCCTCCATGTCTTCATACCCTACTCATCTTGAGATAAGTATTCCTCCAACGGATTTATTTCAAGGGGACAAAGTAGCACCAGAAAACCCTGAAAAAAACCCTCCTCTTCTAGTTAGTGAAAATGTATCAAAAATCACAGCTGGGTCCACTGGATCTCTTCAGCTTCAAGCAGAGGAAGGCTCAAAGACGGACGGAACAGTAGCAACAATAAGCAGTGAGTTGAAAAGGCATACCCTGAATGAGACTCCAACACCGCCAAATAACCCAAGCATTGAACCCAAACTCGCTCAACCATCTGCCACAAACATTATTCTACCTAAGATGCCCTCTCCAcaacaaatgtataaaaataaagtggcagaagaggaggaagaggaaactTTTTATGCATTCGTTATCCTGCATGCACCAGAGGATACTGACATGGCAGAGAGTCTGAAGGAAGAAATTGAAACAGTCATCAAGAGCGAAGGTGCAACTTACTCTGAGGATTTTGCCATTCCTGGAAAGAGCACACTGAGGTGCGTGGAGGATGCTATCAACAACTCAGCCTTCACCTTCCTGCTGCTCACCCGCAACTTCAACTCAAAGATGCTagagatgaaaacaaacatcGCCCTTATCAATTCCATAAACAAGAAACACAAGTTCAATACGGTTATCCCTCTGCTGCCACGAGAGAACTGCATGCCCAGACTGAGTATCCCTCCCgtcctgcagactttggttCCACTGGATGTCAACAAGAGATTTGACAGAAAACTACAAAAGTCTCTGTCTACAGCAAAGATTGGGAGACAGAGAAATATCTGGACGGAGGAGCAGACAATGAGACTGAATCAGTTAAGGATGCAGGAAAAAGAGAAGCTGAGCCATTACATGGAACAAAAACACCTCCTGGGCCCCAGTGTGCCACCAGGACAGGATGATGGTGATGGCAGGGCTTGGTGGCCACCACAGCCCAACATTCATATTGAAAATGCTAGATACATCATGATCGGTAATGACTCCAAAATGACAGTGGATTTTGGTGTAAATGCTGACAAAGATGGTTCAGTTCACACTGAGGAGGAGCACTAA